Below is a window of Acidobacteriota bacterium DNA.
GGCTCGACGCCGCCGCCCAGCGCCTTGAAGGTCTCCACCAGATTGGCCCGGCGGGCCAGGCGGACGTTCACCAGCCCCTGCTGGGCATTGTAGAGCGCCCGCTGCGCCACGAGGACGTTCAGGTAGCCGTCAATGCCTGCCTTGTACCTGGCCTCCGCCAGACGGCAGGTCGCCTCCAGGGTGTGGACCAGGGCCTCCTGCGCGGCCTGCTGCTCCACGAGGGTGGCCCGCAGGCTGAGCGCGTCGCTGACTTCGCGGAAAGCCGACTGGATGGCCGATTCGTACGTGGCGACGGCGATGTCCCGGTCCGCCTGCGACACCTGGTAGCTGGCCTGGCGGGTGCCCCAGTCGAAGATGGGCAGCACCGCCTGGGGCACGAAATTCCACGAGCGGGACCCGAATTTGAACAAGTCGGCCAGGTCGCTGCTGGTCAGCCCCACGCCGGCGGTCAGGGTGATCCGCGGGAAGAACGCCGCGCGGGCCGCCTCGATGTTGGCGTAGGCGCCCCGCAGCTGGTGTTCGGCCGCCTGGATGTCGGGCCGGCGAAGCAGCACGTCGGAAGGCAGCCCGGCGGCCACCTCCCGGAAGTCGGCCACCGCATCGAGCTCGGTGGGCAGCTCGTCGGGCGGCACCGGCGCGCCCACCACCAGGTCGAGCGCGTTCCGGTCCAGGGCGATGAGGCCGTTGTAGCGGGCGATGTCCACGCGGGCGGCTTCCACCAGGGACTGCGCCTCGTGCACGTCCAGGTCGGAGGCGATGCCGAAATCCCGGCTGCTGCGGATCAGCTCGTACGCCTTCTGCTGGGCGTCGAGGGTGGCCCTGGCCAGCCGCAGATTCTCCTGGTCCGCCGCCAGCGTCAGGTAGCTGGCGGCCACGGCGGCCACCAGCGAGATCTGGGTGGCCGAGCGGGCCTGTTCCGTGGCCAGGTACTGCTCCAGCGCCTGCTCCTTCAGGCTGCGGATGCGCCCGAAGAAATCGATCTCCCACGCGGTGGCGCCGAGGCTCAGGGTGTACTGGGCGACGGTCTCCGACTCGTCGGCACCCGACAGGTTTTTCGGCACGCGGTAGGCGTCGATGGCGGCGGCCGCGCTCACCGTGGGGTACTGCGCGGCGCGCTGGAT
It encodes the following:
- a CDS encoding efflux transporter outer membrane subunit, which translates into the protein MNRILILTVGLALFLCGCPKRQAYEQPVPPVPAAWPEPAAGAAATGSGAPAAAEIGWREFFTDPKLQSVIGRALEHNRDLRIAALNVDKVQALYRIQRAAQYPTVSAAAAIDAYRVPKNLSGADESETVAQYTLSLGATAWEIDFFGRIRSLKEQALEQYLATEQARSATQISLVAAVAASYLTLAADQENLRLARATLDAQQKAYELIRSSRDFGIASDLDVHEAQSLVEAARVDIARYNGLIALDRNALDLVVGAPVPPDELPTELDAVADFREVAAGLPSDVLLRRPDIQAAEHQLRGAYANIEAARAAFFPRITLTAGVGLTSSDLADLFKFGSRSWNFVPQAVLPIFDWGTRQASYQVSQADRDIAVATYESAIQSAFREVSDALSLRATLVEQQAAQEALVHTLEATCRLAEARYKAGIDGYLNVLVAQRALYNAQQGLVNVRLARRANLVETFKALGGGVEPGPSAP